Part of the Opisthocomus hoazin isolate bOpiHoa1 chromosome 5, bOpiHoa1.hap1, whole genome shotgun sequence genome, CCTCCTAATTCCTAAGAGCTGTCCATTTCAATTACTCCAGTTTAGGACTGTAGGAGATATGTATGGAGCAAAGTTTTGCTGTCTATAAAGTAGTGATTAACTTACACGCCTCGCATCACGCGGTCACTGACAACATTCAGCAACGTGCTTGAGGAATTCATCACTGAGTTCGTCATTGAAAAACCTCATACAATGAGGGCATCTAAGTTCACCCTGTGCCCTGCCCTCAGATCCCGAGTTTCCATTGTCCGCAGGAGGAGAAGCTTGTTCAGACTGTGAAGATGTTCTTCTCGTGCCTGTTTGGCCTGGGCTGTTGCCTCGCAGATGTTCAACGTTCGTCTGTACGTACATATGATTTTGGTTACCCATGTGAACTCTGAAATGactgcttgtttctcttgagtcctagaaagagaaagaggagctCTTGAAAAAGATGCAGTGAAAATACATTCTTTAACAGAATATTTTATCACCTTTATCTGAAACACTGCTCATGTTTAATCAGAAGATTTGTAAATAAAATATGCATTGGTTTTTGCAGTTTTATAAAAATAGTTGTAAAGAAGGCTTGTAGAAATATAGCACAGAATATAACCAGTATGCTACTTTAAAGACATCCGTGTTACAAAAGTCATGGctgtccttctcttccttccaagAATCCACCCTTACTGTGTTGATccaaaatagaaggaaaatggaCTGGAAATTCCATGTGTATTGGGAAGCGACTCCACTGGAACTGACTATGAAATAATACCAGTTTTTGATAGCTGCGCTGAGCTGAAATGGTTTTAGAAGTgctaggattttttaaaaatatatttagaagTATATTTTAGTCCTGAATCCTGTTGGCATACTTTAATTGAAAAAGTAACATATTGCCTTCTTACCTGTCTTCTTGCTAGCTGGTGTTGCAGGCATGCAACTTCTGCCTGAAGCTCTTGTATTTTACTCTGTGCTCGTTCTCTGTCTGATCTCTCGGATGTGAAATCATCTTTATAAACTAGCATCTGAAAAAGAATTATCATGTTAACATTTTGTAACTCAGAGCATTGGGTGGTTAGATTAAAAAGCTGAGGCTGTGATTCCTTTGTTTGTAAATACTTATTCCCAGAATCTCAATATTATCTTCTCTGTCATATCTGTACTTTAAaggtatttgtatttctttttttgaccTTTCATATTTTGTATTAAAGCCAGCAGAACTGCATGCAGTTCTTTAAGGAGTGAGTTTCCTTTAAATCTGTGTTGTTAAGTATCTGCGTAGCCAAATGTGGCAAAGACTAGTGTTGAAGGTcgaaagaaataatttcatttttccccCTTGGACTTCAGTGGTCTGGGGAGAAACTAAGACTTTCCACCtctaggaaaaagaaatttaatgacCTGTTGCTCCAGCATTTGCATGCGCTCATTATCTCCTTCACTAGCCTTCTTCACATCTTCTAattctctctttgtttttatgcattcattcattttttcttccaGTAGCTTGTTTAACCGGAATATCTCCTTGTGCATCAGGTCAGAATTTGTTTGTGCGGAAGCTACACCATGCTGCTGCTCCAGTTGTGACTTCATCTCTTTCAGCTGCAAGTGGAGTCGCTTCACATACTCATCCCTGCTCGCATCGTATTTCTGccattttgcatttaaatcttCCACCTGAAAGATTGTCCAGGAGAGTCATGAAGACACAAACTTCCAAGCTTTCATAGACTGTCTATATATGCAGGACCAAAATTCTCTAAAAGATAAATACAATATGGTGACGCTGAATACAGTACACTGACTCACACGCTGAGTGTGGATAAGCCACCTGACAGGAGAGCAGAAGATTAATCGTGCTATAAGCCAGGCTTTTCACGGGCAGCCTTCCCCATTTGCCAGTCCACAGGGACAGTACTAAATGATATGGAATGGGAGGGGCTGGCAGTCACCCGGGGCCTGGTGCTGTGCTCTTGGGGTAGAATACCGATGCACGGAAGGAACatgaaaacaattttcttctgcagtgtatttttaaCAACACAACcccaatacattaaaaataatgtaataagTTACTCTTAGCTAAGGCAACAAAGACTATGTGCCATGTTGCAAAGACTTAAGAAAAATTCTGGACTCGCATTAAACTGCCATTTAATTAGATTAACTAGGCCTTACCTATTCCAAATTTACTGTAATTAAATCTTAATCTTGTACAGAAAGAAAGTACTCACGTGAGCTACTTTTTGTTTTAACATCCTGTTTTCATCTTGTAGGTTGCAGATAAGAGCTTGAAGTGAAGTTTCATTGTCTAAAAGCTGTAATTTTCAGATAAAGGAAGTGTTACTTTAACACAGAAATCCCAAATGCTACTTAGCTATGCTGTTAAACtggaattaatcttttttttttaattcctctaaaAGTACTTGCTATCAGTGAAACAAATACATACATCTAGGTCTATTTATTTCTATATAGTGTATTTCTAAATACTAATAGCAAAGCCCACAGCTTTTATTATTAATAAGCAGGACAAAAATGTACTCAGGTTTTTACCACCTTGGTATTGCTTTTAAATAGATCTGTGTGGTGTCACGAATGTCATAAAAACACATCTGCCATACCAAAGTCTGAGCCTGCTAAAGGTAACAAGAAAAACACCACACATTTTACATGCATGAGGGTCTTCTACACTGACGACAACAAAGCTTAATGGTTTACACAAACTCCTTGGAAACTACTTGTTCAGAGCAGGGAATACATGACAAAGACACAGATACGCCTTCATCTTGCTTTGTTATTACTGTCAATTTTGGCCAGTACTAGGAAGAAATTACTGAGGGAAAAAACCCTGCTTGCTAAATAATTGACTAAAATGATACCTCTTTCTTACAGTTGTGAcatctgcttaaaaaaaccccggTGTACGTGAGTAATATAGAACACTTTTGTACAAAATTCCCTAGAATCAGCTAGTACTTGCatctgaaatttcttttcttcaaCAGGGAAGTCCCCATTGTACAAGGTTAGCTACTTATTACATGTATCAAAGTCAATCAAGTTTCCTGTCTATCAATTACACGTAAAATGATAATACTAAATGCTTCAAGCCCCctaaaaagtcctttttttcttgtatctAGTCCACTTCTAATTATTTCTTACAGGTAACTTTAATGTGAATAAGTTTTCTTTGGAAATGCTCCTGGGATGTTTTACGAAGTAGAAGGGAGCACGTATAGAGTTTATCATAAAAGCACAGATGAGTGGTCATGTGAAACACAGCATTACCTCTATGAAGCAGTAAGAGCATGAGACAGAATTAGTCTTTTTTGTGAGAACAGGCTGTAGCATCCTACTCAATACTCTGATCTGTTACTGGAGGCAGCACCTCTAATGTAATTTGCTGACGGTATAATCATGAATTGCCTAACGACTCTGAACCATCATGACTTCTGGAACAACAGGACAACCCGATCTACCTCTACCCTACACTGAAAAGCTTCACCAAAGGTGAGGATGTGGCAAAGCCACACAGCCGTTAGCAAAGTATGCCAAAATCCAGgtgttcctttgtgctgctcagTGGCATTGCTGCCACCTGCCTACCATGAAGCAATTTTTCTGAACATCCCTGCTGGAGAAAAACATTCCCCTCTGGCCTGCCAGTGCAAGGCAACCCCAAagtaaaaagaacaggaaaaacaaaaaaggagagacACTTTGACTTGTTCTTCCCTGACCAACTTTCTGTAGGTCTGTACTACGTGTGCAAAGCCAAATCCTGACCTGAGAAGACCACATGCTGTAGAGTTCATAACAGAAATACAACTTTAAAATATATCTACTTTGTTTTGTAATTTAGATGCTTAAATAAGAAATTGGGAGGTAACACCTTCAAAAGCAGAGCACCATCTAGTGATGCACAGAAGCGTGCTGCGGTATAAACAAGGTACTGTCTCCTGTATTTGCAGGGAAGAATTGTAATCATGGAACtgatgaggttggaagggacctctcaagATCCTCTCCTCTCCAGAAAAAGCCTCTGATGATGAGGTGAGATGGACAAAATGCAAGTGATTGATAACTGCTTCCATCCAAAAGTTTTTGGTACTCAGAATAATTTAAAACTTGCCATGGTAGTCTTTTCACCCTACGTGAAATTATTTAAAGGGATGTTTCTTACCACTCCCCAGTTACAACTATCACATTGTAATGAACACCTCAGAAACTACTAAGACTGTAAAGAAACACAGTAGCAGTAAGAATACCTGATTACGTCTTTCAGTAGGTATCTGGTCATCTGAAttccccttctctttcctttgcttctcttctAGACATTTTGCCAGATGTTGACACATTTCTGCTGTGGATGCTAATTTGCGTTGAAGTTGGTGAGTTTCATCAGTGAGCGAACGGCACAAAACATCGCTGGTGGCCTGAGCCTTCTCTCTTTCTGCCAAGCTCTTCCGAAGTTGTAagatttctctctccttttcataTGGAGGCTGATTTATCATCTGATGTATCTCTCCATTTTTCTCCTCTAGTTGCTGATTCAACTTCTGTACTTCCTAAACATAACGGGGAGGGGAAGTTATTTAGAAACAAAGTGAACTCTAAAGCCAAAGTATGTCTAACACTGAATTCCATATTGCAGTAATTCCATATTGATCCTATATTCACTGCAAAGtacttaaaaagtaaaataaatgcaatTCATTTCTATATAATCACTCAACCTTGGTACTGACAGAGCAATCAACATCAAGAACTGCTTGGACAGCTATACAAGCACTTCCTAGTCCGTGGAATGAAGAAGCAACCACCAAAAATTCCAGAAGATTTTATGAAAAGATGTATAGCAGCAACAAACTAAAGGAGGAACCCACAAGACACAAAGTAGTTTAAAAGGAGTAACTACGGAGACTGAGAAATGCTTACTCGTCCTGCATTCCAAATTACCAGATAGCAAgagatttttctcaaaaaaagtgGAACTGGAAAGTCATCTTATCAAAAACCAGTGAAGTGTATTCATTGCCGGGCACTGTCACAAGGACGAAGCAGAGGGAGCTACACAGCAACTTTCCCACCTAGGAAAGGATgagcaaacagaaaatgaaatccaAGGTATGCGAGGGGACCTGACATACTCTTAGCAAACAACTTTGTATCTCGTCACTGTGCATTCTTCTTGAATTGGAAGCTCTGTGGGATCATCCACACTGCATTCAGTTAACGTCTCTGCAGGTGTTTCAAGAAGGAAGTTTTGTTCGCTGACTGGAGTACAACCACTCTGTAGTACCATGCAGTACACCGGTCCTGACTTTGTCAAAAACGGCTTGTGCTTGATGTCCTCAAAAAGTAGAGGATACTGGTAACAGAAACGTCTTGAGCACTGCTCCCCCGGAGTCAATGATGCCCTGGATGCCAGTGTCAACCGTGAGACGGGTACAGGTTTGATGCTACCCTTCCAGTTCTTCATGAGTGCTAATGGAGCTGTAAATGACAGGGAGCACATTTCTTTGCCAGCACAAAGGCCCCTGACTTCacaaatgtcttcttttttgttgttgttattatttttagtgacaattatttcagtgtttctgattgggcatatttatttctaaaaagaataaaattaatatcTAACAGAAATAGCACTTGATCTTATTAGTGATGGTTAAGTTCCTTATCATCATGCTAAATGCTACATTTCCCCTTTGCTATAGATTAAAGACATTCAGCATCAGATTTCAAAATATATTCACATACCACAGGTTTGTCATATGTCTGCAGAGTGTCAGTAAGATCATCTCTTATTACAAATTTCCAGACTTGAACTTATTTAAATGTACTTTAGGTGAGTGTCATACATGGAAAATGTTTTGTATAAGCATTGGGTCAGGAGATTATTTCTGACAAAAATACTTGTTTCAATTTTAAGTACTGCTTCTTAGTTTGGAAATTCCTTTATGCAGCTTCatagagaaagaaatgctttaaaattcTTCAAGTATTTCAGACTGAACATGGGAAAGTCttaatgacaacaacaaaaataacactTGTGGCGGATGGGAGGGGATGCAGttttgagactttttttcctgtcataaaAGATACTGATTTCCCTAATCTATCTCCTCACAATCCAGACGTGCCAGTTACTTCTCCAAGGATTAACGTGCTGCCGTAATGTCAATACAAAAATCCCTTTTAagtgcactttaaaaaaaaaaaaacaaaacactttagtAGAAAGAGTGGTGGCATCAGTTGTTCATCTTACAGAACAAAACTGTTGTATCTGATAAAGAGGAGGGTCTTCAGCAGATAGTATGGAACTTCGAAATTCAGGGGCTTTGTTACTATTTTTCCTTCTTGCACGAAGATTTATAAATTTATAATGCCCCGCTCAGtttttgttttaggttttttatCGTTCGCCTCCTTGAACTTAATGCAGCGGGGAACTGCTCTTCGCCACAGCCGGCCGAGTTGCTTCGGGCACAGCCCAACCCCGGGCACGCAGCCCTGGCAGAGCCCGGCTCCGGGCACGCAGCCCTGGCACACAGTCCTGTCACAGCCCGGCTCCGGGCTCACCGCGGTCCCGTCTGGCAGAGCCCGGCTCCGGGGGTCAGAACGCTCGCTCTGCCGCCCCGGGCACCCCGCTTAAACCCGGTTAAAGCCCAGGCCCCCCGCTCCGTTTCCATCAGGGCCAGCGAGCAGTCTGGATGCAGAACGGGGCACCGGCTGCGCGCTTACTAAGCTTAAGCTACGCGTTTTTCCAGAGAGGGGTGCGGGACCAGGgctccccgtcccgtcccccgcggcggctccgcgctgcccgccggcgcCATTCCGAGGGCGGCCGCGGTTTTACCTGGCTCAGAGCTTCCACTCTTCGGGCCGAGAGGCGCTGGCTGTCCCGGAGCTGCTCCCGGGCCTGgcccagctgctccagcaggCTCTCCACCAGCGAGCGGGCCGGCTCCGCGCCCGCTGGCCCCGCCTCGCCGCCCACCGCCGGCTGCCGGGCCAGGGAGCCGCGCAGCTCCCGGATGGTcgcctccttggcagccagctgcagctggaggtgctTCAGCTGCTGAGCCGACTCGTGGTACAGGGTGCAGAGCGCGTTGTACCGGGGCACTTTGCTCTTCAGGCTCCTGTTCTCCCGGTGCAGCCTCTCCAGCGTCTCCTCCACCTGCTTGAAGCGGGCCGCCAAGGGGTCTGTGCCGCTGCCCTCGCTCACCGAGCACATGGCCGGGGCAGGCGAGCCGTGGCCAcgctgctgcccctgcccctgctccttcTCCAGGGCGAGCAGCAGCCCGGCCAGGTGCATATAAACCCCAGGAGCAGGCCGGAGCTGCTCTCACTGCTACTCCGGTCTTCTGCCTTCCCCGGCGGGATGGCCGCTCTCCTTTAAGGGCTCGCAGGACCCGCCCGCCGCCCTGTGCCGCGGCGGAAGCAGGGCCGGGCCGCGCTCCGCCTCCGCGTGAGGGGGGGAACCCCGCGGCGGGAGCCGGCCCCGGGGGCAAGGCTGGCCGGGGAACCCCGGGTTGGGGTGAAGAGGAGAAAAGGCGGCCGGAGGCTGCGCGGGCGGGAACGGGAGCGGCATGAAacgagggcgggggggggagagggggcccggggcggcgggcgggcaggcaggcaggcaggctggctgctggggggggggcgcccgGGCCGGACGGGAGAGGGGGGCGGCTGAGTGGAAGGGGCTGAGGTGAGCGAGGGGGGAGCGGGGTCCGGGGAGGGCGAGGGGCTGCCGAAGGGGGCTCCGGGCCGAATgcaggggagcggcggcgggtcgggggaggagggggctcgtGGTGAAGGTGGGACGG contains:
- the TNIP2 gene encoding TNFAIP3-interacting protein 2, whose translation is MHLAGLLLALEKEQGQGQQRGHGSPAPAMCSVSEGSGTDPLAARFKQVEETLERLHRENRSLKSKVPRYNALCTLYHESAQQLKHLQLQLAAKEATIRELRGSLARQPAVGGEAGPAGAEPARSLVESLLEQLGQAREQLRDSQRLSARRVEALSQEVQKLNQQLEEKNGEIHQMINQPPYEKEREILQLRKSLAEREKAQATSDVLCRSLTDETHQLQRKLASTAEMCQHLAKCLEEKQRKEKGNSDDQIPTERRNQLLDNETSLQALICNLQDENRMLKQKVAHVEDLNAKWQKYDASRDEYVKRLHLQLKEMKSQLEQQHGVASAQTNSDLMHKEIFRLNKLLEEKMNECIKTKRELEDVKKASEGDNERMQMLEQQMLVYKDDFTSERSDRERAQSKIQELQAEVACLQHQLARRQDSRETSSHFRVHMGNQNHMYVQTNVEHLRGNSPGQTGTRRTSSQSEQASPPADNGNSGSEGRAQGELRCPHCMRFFNDELSDEFLKHVAECCQ